The Primulina eburnea isolate SZY01 chromosome 8, ASM2296580v1, whole genome shotgun sequence genome contains a region encoding:
- the LOC140840251 gene encoding photosystem I reaction center subunit IV, chloroplastic-like, with amino-acid sequence MASSSISSATCGFAVAPDFSSATSVAAKSGMVFLVAKNDHRNSRLVVRAEDGTAEHAATEAPKAAPVSPPRGSKVKVLRRESYWFKGVGSVVAVDQDPGTRYPVVVRFNKVNYANVSTNNYALDEVELVA; translated from the exons ATGGCAAGCTCCAGCATTTCATCCGCCACCTGTGGATTCGCGGTGGCACCGGATTTCTCCTCCGCCACCTCTGTTGCCGCTAAGAGCGGCATGGTGTTCCTGGTCGCCAAGAACGACCACCGCAATTCAAGGCTGGTGGTGCGTGCGGAGGACGGAACGGCGGAACATGCAGCGACTGAAGCCCCTAAAGCTGCCCCTGTTAGCCCACCCAGAGGCAGTAAG GTCAAAGTTCTAAGGAGAGAATCATATTGGTTCAAGGGCGTTGGCTCCGTCGTTGCAGTTGACCAG GATCCCGGCACTCGTTACCCGGTGGTTGTCCGGTTCAACAAAGTGAATTATGCTAATGTATCTACTAACAACTACGCATTGGATGAAGTCGAACTGGTCGCATAA
- the LOC140838090 gene encoding probable indole-3-pyruvate monooxygenase YUCCA8 has translation MLSFSTDKGSPRCVWVNGPVIVGAGPSGLAVAAGLKDHGVPFVILDREDCIASLWQKRTYNRLKLHLPKQFCQLPKFPFPEDYPEYPTKRQFVDYLESYARFFGINPQFNESVEYAKYDETCCLWRVKTVTGDGVEVEYICQWLVVATGENAERLVPEIEGLNEFGGEVIHACDYKSGESFRGKKVLVVGCGNSGMEISLDLCNHDAKPAMVVRKSVHVLPREMFGKSTFELAMFMLKWLPLWLVDKVLLVLAWMILGNIEKYGLKRPSVGPLELKNTEGKTPVLDIGALEKIRSGDVQVVPGIKRFSSSGVEFVNGEKLELGSVVLATGYCSNVPYWLKETEFFSKNGFPKASFPNGWKGKAGLYAVGFTRRGISGASADALKIAQDIGNIWKDDLKKKRQKVPTHRRCISTF, from the exons ATGTTAAGTTTTTCTACTGATAAGGGTTCCCCCAGATGTGTGTGGGTGAACGGCCCCGTCATTGTCGGAGCAGGGCCTTCCGGCCTGGCGGTGGCCGCAGGCTTGAAAGATCATGGCGTGCCATTTGTGATTCTTGATAGAGAAGATTGCATTGCATCTTTATGGCAGAAGCGGACTTACAATCGCCTGAAGCTCCATCTGCCGAAGCAATTCTGCCAACTTCCTAAATTCCCATTCCCTGAGGACTACCCCGAGTACCCCACGAAGAGACAGTTTGTTGATTACCTGGAATCATACGCCAGGTTTTTTGGCATAAACCCACAGTTTAACGAGAGTGTGGAGTACGCTAAGTACGATGAAACGTGCTGTCTGTGGAGGGTCAAAACTGTAACTGGTGACGGAGTTGAGGTTGAGTACATTTGTCAGTGGCTTGTGGTGGCAACGGGGGAGAATGCGGAACGTTTGGTGCCTGAGATTGAGGGGTTGAATGAATTTGGTGGAGAAGTGATCCATGCCTGTGATTACAAGTCCGGTGAAAGTTTCAGAGGGAAGAAGGTTCTTGTAGTGGGCTGTGGGAATTCAGGCATGGAGATTTCTCTTGATCTTTGCAACCATGATGCCAAGCCTGCAATGGTCGTTCGAAAATCG GTTCATGTGTTGCCAAGAGAGATGTTTGGGAAGTCCACATTTGAGCTGGCTATGTTTATGCTGAAATGGCTGCCATTATGGTTGGTGGACAAAGTTTTGCTGGTTTTGGCTTGGATGATTCTTGGAAATATCGAGAAATATGGGCTGAAACGGCCATCCGTGGGGCCTTTGGAGCTCAAGAACACTGAGGGGAAAACTCCAGTTCTGGACATTGGTGCATTGGAGAAAATCAGGTCGGGAGATGTACAAGTTGTCCCTGGAATCAAAAGATTTTCGAGCTCCGGAGTCGAGTTTGTCAATGGCGAAAAGCTCGAATTGGGCTCGGTTGTTTTGGCTACTGGATACTGCAGCAACGTCCCTTACTGGCTGAAG GAAACTGAGTTCTTTTCGAAGAATGGTTTCCCAAAGGCGTCGTTTCCAAATGGCTGGAAAGGAAAAGCTGGGCTCTATGCCGTCGGATTCACAAGAAGAGGGATCTCTGGTGCTTCTGCTGATGCCCTTAAAATAGCTCAAGATATTGGAAATATTTGGAAAGAtgacttgaagaagaaaaggcAGAAAGTCCCCACTCATCGAAGATGCATTTCGACTTTCTAG